A genomic stretch from Desulfotignum balticum DSM 7044 includes:
- a CDS encoding (Fe-S)-binding protein, with protein sequence MAEAVIKLGKKKARSLFIDKVKEILPEGGNLNACLTCGACSSGCPATGLRDMDPRKFLRMAALGMDEEIAASDWPWMCTMCQRCIYVCPMKIDIPQLVFNARALRPREERPKGILGSCDMALRNDTGSAMGTTEEDFEFVVEDVLEEYREAQPEFADMQAPIDKQGAEFFLNQNSREPVTEPDELVPLWKILHLAGVDWTYGSKGWAGENYCMFLADDDGWKHITKTSVDQANKLGCKTFLNTEUGHVTFSVRAGLKKFNLEHNFEVKNIYEYYAKWIREGKLKVNSDWNKDLKIKFTVQDPCQIVRKSYGDPIAEDLRFVVKSVVGEENFIDMQPNRSNNYCCGGGGGFLQSGFKEERLAYGKIKDDQIKATGADYCIAGCHNCHAQIHELSEHYGSNYPVVHMWTLICLSLGILGPNEREYLGDDLKEVNVFHPETAM encoded by the coding sequence ATGGCAGAAGCGGTGATAAAACTGGGCAAAAAAAAGGCCCGAAGTTTGTTTATTGACAAGGTCAAGGAAATTCTGCCGGAAGGCGGAAATCTGAACGCCTGCCTGACCTGCGGCGCCTGTTCATCAGGGTGTCCGGCCACAGGCTTGAGAGATATGGACCCGCGTAAATTTCTGCGCATGGCTGCCCTGGGCATGGACGAGGAAATTGCCGCCTCAGACTGGCCCTGGATGTGCACCATGTGCCAGCGGTGCATCTATGTCTGCCCCATGAAAATCGACATTCCCCAGCTGGTGTTCAACGCCCGGGCCCTGCGGCCCAGGGAAGAACGGCCCAAAGGGATTCTGGGTTCCTGCGACATGGCATTGAGAAACGACACCGGCTCTGCCATGGGCACCACGGAAGAGGACTTTGAATTCGTGGTCGAGGATGTGCTGGAAGAATACCGGGAAGCCCAGCCGGAATTTGCAGACATGCAGGCCCCCATTGACAAACAAGGCGCGGAATTTTTCCTGAACCAGAATTCCAGAGAACCCGTGACTGAACCCGACGAACTGGTGCCGTTGTGGAAGATCCTGCACCTGGCCGGTGTGGACTGGACCTACGGCAGCAAAGGCTGGGCCGGAGAAAACTACTGCATGTTCCTGGCCGATGACGACGGATGGAAGCATATTACCAAAACCAGTGTGGATCAAGCCAATAAGCTGGGGTGTAAAACGTTCCTCAATACCGAGTGAGGGCACGTCACTTTCTCAGTCCGGGCCGGACTGAAAAAATTCAACCTGGAACACAACTTTGAAGTCAAAAATATTTATGAATATTATGCCAAGTGGATCCGTGAGGGCAAACTCAAAGTCAACTCCGACTGGAACAAGGACCTGAAGATCAAATTCACGGTGCAGGACCCCTGCCAGATCGTTCGGAAAAGCTATGGGGATCCCATTGCCGAAGACCTGCGGTTTGTGGTCAAATCCGTGGTGGGTGAAGAAAACTTCATCGACATGCAGCCCAACCGCTCCAACAACTACTGCTGCGGCGGCGGCGGCGGATTCCTGCAATCCGGGTTCAAGGAGGAACGCCTGGCCTACGGTAAAATCAAGGACGACCAGATCAAAGCCACAGGCGCAGACTACTGCATTGCCGGGTGCCACAACTGTCACGCCCAGATCCATGAACTGAGTGAACACTATGGCAGCAACTACCCCGTGGTACACATGTGGACCCTGATCTGTCTGTCTCTGGGTATCCTGGGCCCAAACGAACGGGAATATCTGGGGGATGATTTAAAAGAAGTCAATGTATTCCACCCGGAAACCGCTATGTAA
- a CDS encoding DctP family TRAP transporter solute-binding subunit yields the protein MKTSHIKPDFCLSGMVFLIFFFMGFFQPAFAQTVKFGHVAPPFHGQAKGVDAFADYVKEKTHGDIDIATFPAGQLGGERSLAEQVQAGTLEMAAVATAVLQNFVPQCSILDMPFLFPNRQTLYATIDDPEVQERIFSYFPKKGFIAIGWTENEFRDFSNNKRPVRTPDDIKGLKVRVMNSPTYLDTFRQLGASPVAIPFPETYNALQTGVIDAQENPLITSILMKFTEVTQYVTRTQHCVTECVIIVSVDYWESLTQAQQQIFKEAARQSIQINRTVTAALHESLPKLNMSVEAYARANNIEIIDLSEQEREMFRKAMTPVWDKYRKKIGDDLFDFVLEKIETHGM from the coding sequence ATGAAAACGTCACATATCAAACCTGATTTTTGCCTGTCCGGCATGGTCTTTCTGATATTTTTCTTCATGGGATTTTTTCAACCGGCATTTGCCCAGACCGTGAAGTTCGGCCATGTGGCCCCGCCGTTTCACGGCCAGGCCAAGGGTGTGGATGCCTTTGCTGATTATGTGAAAGAAAAAACCCACGGTGACATTGACATTGCCACATTCCCGGCCGGGCAGCTGGGCGGGGAACGCTCTCTGGCCGAACAGGTGCAGGCCGGCACCCTGGAAATGGCGGCCGTTGCCACGGCCGTGCTTCAAAATTTCGTGCCCCAGTGCAGTATTCTGGATATGCCGTTTCTGTTCCCGAACCGGCAGACCCTGTATGCCACCATTGATGATCCGGAAGTTCAGGAACGCATTTTTTCCTATTTCCCCAAAAAAGGCTTCATTGCCATCGGGTGGACGGAAAATGAATTCCGGGATTTTTCCAATAACAAGCGCCCGGTTCGGACCCCGGATGACATCAAAGGCCTTAAAGTCCGGGTCATGAATTCTCCCACGTATCTGGACACGTTCCGGCAGCTGGGAGCATCTCCCGTGGCCATTCCGTTTCCTGAAACCTACAATGCCCTGCAGACCGGCGTGATCGACGCCCAGGAAAATCCGCTGATCACCTCCATTCTCATGAAATTCACGGAAGTAACGCAATATGTGACCCGGACCCAGCATTGTGTCACGGAATGTGTCATTATTGTATCCGTGGATTACTGGGAAAGTTTGACCCAGGCCCAGCAGCAGATTTTCAAAGAGGCGGCCCGGCAGTCCATTCAAATCAACCGGACGGTCACAGCGGCCCTGCATGAGTCGTTACCCAAACTCAACATGTCCGTGGAGGCCTATGCCAGGGCCAACAACATTGAAATCATTGACCTGTCTGAACAAGAGCGCGAAATGTTCCGCAAAGCCATGACCCCGGTCTGGGACAAATACCGCAAAAAAATCGGGGACGATCTGTTTGATTTTGTGCTGGAAAAAATTGAAACCCACGGGATGTAA
- a CDS encoding TRAP transporter large permease — MILFIGLCFTVLLFSGVPIAVILGVTTLMSLVFFSNTPLTIITQQLFNALDQFVLLAIPFFILAGAIMTRGGIARRLINFVNALVGWFPGGLAMAGILGCIFFAAISGSSPATVVAIGAIMIPALIKAGYGEKFSLGLITVSGSLGIVIPPSIPMILYCLVMNVSVAEIFMAGVMPGLLIGFSLMVYTFFVAKKHNWRIDQNASVARLIETGKDGIWALMLPFIVLGGIYSGVFTPTEAAAVSVVYALFVEMVIYKEFGIKDLTDVCREAAILSACLLFILSCAMTFIWLLTAEQIPHHLADIIIRYIDTPWMFLLTVNLLFLILGCFMDDVSAMLVLAPLFLETLNRYGIDLVHFGIVMVLNIQMGMLTPPFGLNLFVASGITKAPIVTIARGVAPFLLIMLACLMLVTYIPWISLALPHWLLK; from the coding sequence ATGATTTTATTCATTGGCCTGTGCTTTACCGTGCTCCTGTTTTCAGGCGTGCCCATTGCCGTGATCTTAGGCGTGACCACTCTTATGTCCCTGGTGTTTTTTTCCAACACCCCATTGACCATCATCACCCAGCAGCTGTTCAACGCCCTGGACCAGTTTGTGCTCCTGGCCATTCCGTTTTTCATTCTGGCCGGGGCCATCATGACCCGGGGGGGCATTGCCAGGCGGCTCATTAATTTTGTCAATGCCCTGGTGGGATGGTTTCCCGGGGGGCTTGCCATGGCCGGTATCCTGGGCTGCATTTTTTTTGCCGCCATTTCCGGATCATCGCCTGCCACGGTGGTGGCCATCGGCGCCATCATGATCCCGGCCCTGATCAAGGCCGGGTATGGTGAAAAATTTTCCTTAGGCCTGATCACGGTGTCCGGTTCTTTAGGCATTGTGATCCCGCCTTCCATTCCCATGATTCTTTACTGCCTGGTCATGAACGTGTCCGTGGCGGAAATCTTCATGGCCGGGGTGATGCCGGGGCTGCTCATCGGATTCTCGTTGATGGTGTACACCTTTTTTGTGGCCAAAAAACACAACTGGCGCATTGACCAAAACGCTTCTGTGGCCCGGTTGATCGAAACGGGCAAAGACGGCATCTGGGCGTTGATGCTGCCGTTCATTGTGCTGGGGGGCATCTATTCCGGGGTATTCACCCCCACGGAAGCCGCTGCCGTGTCCGTGGTCTATGCCCTGTTTGTGGAAATGGTGATCTATAAAGAGTTCGGCATCAAAGACCTGACGGACGTATGCCGGGAAGCCGCCATTCTGTCCGCCTGCCTGCTGTTTATTCTATCATGTGCCATGACCTTTATCTGGCTGCTCACGGCCGAACAGATTCCCCATCATCTGGCAGATATCATTATCCGATACATTGACACGCCCTGGATGTTTCTGCTCACGGTCAACCTGCTGTTTCTGATTCTGGGATGCTTTATGGATGATGTGTCCGCCATGCTCGTTCTGGCCCCGCTGTTTTTAGAAACCCTGAACCGGTACGGCATCGACCTGGTGCATTTCGGAATTGTCATGGTGCTCAACATCCAGATGGGTATGCTCACCCCGCCCTTTGGCCTGAACCTGTTTGTGGCTTCGGGCATCACCAAAGCGCCTATTGTGACCATTGCCCGGGGTGTGGCCCCGTTTCTTTTGATCATGCTGGCCTGCCTGATGCTGGTCACCTATATTCCCTGGATTTCCCTGGCACTGCCCCACTGGCTGCTCAAATAG
- a CDS encoding TRAP transporter small permease — protein sequence MKPTGCNRFFVFIHRVEEITLVWTILILALIGFVQVISRYVFSYSFTWFEELGRYIGVFVAFSGASIGVRTGSHFTMDLLVTHMKPPWQGRVRTFTNSLAAGFFFIVAYHSWKIVLRMHGYETTSPTLQIPMYIAYLPIPVFCVFIGIRFLITAFAKDMKRQTP from the coding sequence TTGAAACCCACGGGATGTAACCGGTTTTTTGTTTTTATTCACCGGGTGGAAGAGATCACCCTGGTGTGGACCATTCTGATCCTGGCTCTGATCGGATTTGTCCAGGTCATTTCCAGGTATGTGTTCAGTTATTCCTTTACCTGGTTTGAGGAACTGGGCCGGTATATCGGCGTGTTTGTGGCATTTTCAGGCGCATCCATCGGAGTGCGCACGGGCAGCCATTTTACCATGGATCTTCTGGTCACCCACATGAAACCGCCCTGGCAGGGCCGGGTCCGAACTTTCACCAACAGCCTGGCCGCCGGGTTTTTCTTTATTGTGGCGTATCATTCCTGGAAAATCGTGCTGCGCATGCATGGCTATGAAACCACCTCCCCCACCCTGCAGATCCCCATGTATATCGCCTATCTTCCCATCCCCGTGTTTTGTGTGTTCATCGGGATCCGGTTTCTGATCACCGCCTTTGCCAAGGACATGAAAAGGCAGACACCATGA